TAAAATagtgcttcggtcctccatcagggtttcccctgacttcaacctgatcaggcatagttcaccatcattcgggtcacatcctgcacgctcacagtatgtcgccagaggatCCCCCGGCAAGcagagggtctctgttggtgcgacacccggggatggaggggcgatcatgaacggatcccgcgaaggaccgccgcagtacacccgtaatcccgccggtttcgttcgtgttttctgcgcctttgggtttcgagagctcgatctgcccattggctcgcgcgcaagatagacttcttgggccgtgtttcaagacgggtcctgagggtacctcaattcaggttgatgcatcgccgatcgggagagagacggtggcccatggctaggtgccgcaGCGTGGGAGTTTTGGGCTCGACTCACAGCCCCCTTTTGCCtcttaactcgactttttgccccttaactcgacttttttgTCACTTAACTCGACTGTTTTGCTTCCTAACTCGACTTTACAATGAGCATTTTCCCATAGTTCCTAAAGTTGCACAACTTTGCCGCTAGAGGGCGCAGGAATTGTTGGACTGTGGGCGCGAGTTGTAGAGTCAAACGACCAAAGTTCTTTGCACAACGTGGTTTTTAGTGGATAATTTTACTAAAATTAGTCGAAGTGGTGGAGTTGCAAAATCGTTAACACAATTTTCCCCGAAGGCCAACCTTTTCTTCAGTATTCTGTGAAAATTTCATATGCTACGGATCATTAATGAAAGAGCTACTGTTTTTTGAAAACACTAGCTAATGGGTTAAAGCTGTTACAGAATATTTCagtattttgcccggttttgaaacgtttttgttttgccttacATACAcccttccatgcccttccatgcccttacatgcccttccatgcccttACAtacccttccatgccattctaGCGCtctccatgttttcccgtttttaatttggtttctaaaatcaaGATCAGAAGTATGGGAAGCGTCATTgtgaaattttcgtcacttgtgatgcaagactcgtgtaacttttatcggtttaCCGGTATGCTgtagagatcaaccatttccaggttcccttttgtcagtgacttGCGACTCActactttcccagtcccggttgcatagctaTGATAAggtttgtttcgctatgataagaatagaaaatctggcacgatgtgttgcaatgatcgatgtgttgcaatgtgTTGCAAAAAATCCAGTTCAGAAAAGTGCCCTGTGATGTTGATGCTATGAAGAGCTCGACTTGAAATCGTTGGGTTTGGGGAAATTGAGTAAATGTTTTCAAATACATTGAGTCATTACGATGTTTTTATTATGCTGGAAAGCATTGTGTCTTTGTCGATATTTTGTAAGTATTCATcgctgaaatgaaatgatatgAAATATCACACAAAACATAATATGTATAGACACTATAGCACAAGAATGGCTTCCTTGACAGAACACATGCTTCTTCAACAAACGTACAGCGCTTGCGCGAACGCGGACGCGATCTGCTTATTTTAAATTCTGAGTGGATTCTAAGGGGAAATCTGGCGATACAGTCGATAAAGAGCCGTTGAGGTTTACAGTTCGGAGGCGGCGATCCGAGCTAAAGTACAAAATACTCAAAGTTGAGTTTGCAACCTACCCTATTGGAATATTAGTTTCACAAAAAGCTAATAGCAAAGTTggtgaaaaaaaggaataataagGGCGTTCGCTTCAAATGTAAGGTAAGCCGATATAACCTTTCGATAGTAATCAGAGGTACGGTTGAGTAATACGGTGTTCTATTTTTATCGCTTTCCTCGTGAAAATGCTTGGCTTCAAGTACTCACCAAGCGAGTCACTCATACATACTCATAAGGAAGTAAAGGTAGAAGTTGGAGTAGAGTGAGGTGCGTTTGCGTACAAAAGTACAATAAGTGGggtttacaataaatataatAACAATGAACTTTATGGATAAAGATTACAAAGTGAATTTCATCGCAGTGATAATTGTTCCATTTCGAACAAATGAATGTTAAGCACATCAACTTAATTTCTTCTGGGGCCTTGAATGGCAATGGGACGGAAAGGACAATGTGTGTAGTGATAAAAAGAGAGATGGAAAAGGGATCGTGTGGAGTGGAGTATGTTCTATAACATGATCAAGCCAACAGCACTTGGCATAATTTGATcgaattaattttctttcaaatatGACTGTACTTCCTTTCATTTCgtgtttcatttcatattgCTAATGCTATTATTAGGTTGCAGTTATCATGTTACACATTGTTATGCTGTCCACGATCATAGtaataaaaggaaaacctttttcaatttacaatgaatgattttaaaatctTGTTTATTTCAAATAGGCCGCAATGGCGCATAAGTATTGCcgaatgtaattaaaaatataagGTAGTTCATCTTTGGACGATTTTTTATTGGCTATTTAAGAATTAAGACATTCCATTATAGCAAGTTCGAAATAAATTATATCTAACGCGAGTGCGATGTTGGTAGAGCATGTTCTCTGTAAATGGAAAGCGTCGCGAGAGTACAGGGGTACACCGGGAAATTTCAGATTCTGCGCACTTGTTGGTATTAACTTTCGAGTTTCCCTTGTGTGATAAAATGTGTTCAGTGCATAACCCTCCTGTAAACATAACGAGACGCCAAAAATATTAGAAAATAAGTCGCATGAAACTATTAAACAGCGGTAGCACTATCTCTGATAATAAGTGTTTCGATAAAAAGTGGACACAAGAAAATCATAGTAAACCTACATAACTTAATGAATTGAAAGAATTGTGGTCCAGTTCAGCTATGTAATTTTGCATACACACGGAAGTAATGTTATATTTTCTAGTATACGTCTAGAGAATCTCTAAAGGTTGAGTTAAAATTGCTGAAAGCAAATAATTTGGATGGAGACAATTGTGTCTCGTTAATGCATCATATATTAATTGTCGATTTATTTACTCATCTGAAAACAGTGGTTATGGAAAAGTATAAAATGTGTGAGTCTAATAATGTGTAGAATCGTCATTACACAAAACAGAGACGAAGCGAGCTAAATAGGACATAGTATGGAAAACATAGTTCTGCGTGTTACAGTAAACTTTTAGAAACACTGTTTTGCTTTcagttgattgattgaagcaTACTATTCCTTCTAGAATCAATATTATACAAAGATTCGTTTATACTTCGCGGCAAAATTCAATTCACAATTGTGAAGGATTTTTATATACATATATCATTATGATGGACAAGAATTGGTATTCTGAACCCAGATAACACGATGGGTGGAACATTTCATAGTGCCAAGCAGTTAATAAATCTGAGTGATCACGAATTTTCTGCAACATGAGTGCTTCACAAAAAGACAAGGCATCTGTCCAACCGGACTCCCAAAAACAGAACATAACTTTCGGTAAGACAAGCTGGTTACTAGCTTACTTGTTCAATGTGCATAAAAAATCCAAGGATCTTAAACTTATTTGTGCAAATGCGTAGTTTACTACGTTGATAATAGTATGCCAGttgttttatttcttgttTGTTATTAGGAAATTCAATTGTAATGTAATACCTATGAATATATGCTGCCATAATTGTGAACATTTGTTCATaatctatttgttttttttttcatattgcagCGGTGGAGCATACATCGGCTATTAGTCCAAAGGCAGGGCAGGCTCGCAACAGAAATTCGCTGAAGGATGTGCTTTCCTCTGGAAACAAATTAATTGGTGCGTTTCATGCTCCAGACTCCGCATATCCTCTACTCGCAACATCAAAAGCCCATGAACATAAACGGGATCAACACCATCAGTTTCTCGACATCTTGAATAAGTCCTTCTCACGTAATAAATCGGATCAACAGTCGGAGCAGGATTGTGTTACAGTTGGTCAAAGGACCACCAACGATTTGGGAGTGGGATCTTCTGTATCAAGGCTTCCAAAGAAGGGATCATCACGTTCATTTTTTCTAAAACGTCAACATTCGCTGTCCGATGTATGGCAAACGACCCTTAAATCTACCACAGCTATGAgccaagcagcagctagaATGGACAGCACCGAGATGACATCCGCATCCGGAATTGATGGGCGCAGGTTCAATTCGGATGTTGATGGACCAAATGGCGGGGTCGGAGGGTCCGagccagcaggagcaacaggtGGTGAAATCAATATTGGTGGCACAACTATACCCATTGCACCTAAAAAGCCAACTCGTAGAGCCGGTGTAAAGCCTCAACCTGATCGACCTATGCGtgcattgttttgtttaacgCGAACGAATCCTCTCCGAAAACTCTGTATTGCAATTGTAGAATGGAAGTAAGTAGTTGTACAACTTTCTACTCCACTACCTCTCCGACAGTATAATAAGTGTTATTcattaattgttttatttgcaGGCCCTTCGAATACTTAATTTTGTTGACAATTTTCGCCAATTGCGTTGCCTTAGCTGTTTACACCCCTTTTCCAAACAGTGATTCGAATAGCACAAATGCGGCACTAGAGAAGATcgaatatatttttttagtcATATTTACTGCAGAATGCATAATGAAGTTGATTGCGTACGGGTTTATACTACATCCTGGTTCATATCTGAGGAACGGGTGGAACATACTCGATTTTACAATTGTAGTCATTGGGTAGGTTTGTGATAATTGCATCACGTTTATTTTCGATatattattctttttttttctttttgatcgCAAATCTATTCAATTTGTTGTATACTTTTCAGTATGATTTCGACAGCCTTGTCTAATCTAATGAAGGAAGGATTCGACGTTAAAGCTCTTCGTGCGTTTCGGGTACTCAGACCCTTGCGTTTGGTATCAGGGGTGCCTAGTACGTACAACTCAAAGTGATTTGCTCCACTATATTTGTGTTAGCTGTAGTCGTTCATCGCTCACTgcatctttttctctttttctacaTTCAACACTACCATTTCATTCAATCACTAGGTTTGCAAGTTGTCCTTAATTCGATTCTACGAGCCATGGTGCCTTTACTACATATAGCTCTACTGGTATTGTTTGTGATAATCATTTACGCCATCATAGGATTAGAACTTTTCTCGGGTAAATTGCACAAATCTTGTTTTCACAATGAAACGGGTATGTTGGATATGTTCTTGAAAATCAATAACATGAGTAAACAGTATTGGTCCATCTGAATCGTTTTTAGGTGAGATTATGGACGATCCACATCCTTGCGGAGAAGATGGATTTCATTGTGACACCATTTCACCCGAAATGGTATGCAGATACTACTGGGAAGGGCCCAACTTTGGCATAACGAATTTCGATAATTTTGGTCTATCAATGCTAACAGTTTTCCAATGTGTAACATTGGAAGGATGGACTGATATGCTGTATTACGTGAGTGTTAATACATATACTATTTCTTGGAATAGCTTAGTAATCTATTCTCTCTTCTTTATTCGAAGATTGAAGATGCAATGGGCAGCAGTTGGCAATGGGTGTACTTCATCTCAATGGTCATTCTGGGAGCGTTTTTTGTCATGAATCTCATCCTCGGTGTACTGAGCGGCGAATTTTCTAAGGAAAGGACGAAGGcaaaaaatcgtggcgatttTCAAAAGCTTCGTGAAAAGCAACAAATAGAAGAAGATCTAAGGGGTTACTTAGATTGGATAACCCAGGCAGAAGACATCGATCCCGATAACGAAGCTAGTGGAAATCAGGAGGGCAAAGTGAAAAATACGATTGAGCTTGATTCATCTGATAACCTTGGTGAAGATGGAGAAGTACAACAAGTATCATGGTTTTCCCGAAAACGCAAATCGATAGATCGTGTAAATCGACGATTGCGACGTGCCTGTCGTAAGGCAGTTAAATCACAGGCCTTCTATTGGCTTATTATTATATTAGTTTTTTTGAATACGGGTGTTTTAGCCACTGAACACTATCGGCAACCTCCATGGTTGGATGATTTCCAAGGTACTTTGCTTAAGCATATGTAATACACTGTTAGTTATGAATGGCTTTTTATTTTCAGAGTacacaaatatgtttttcgtGGCCCTGTTTACAATGGAAATGTTGCTAAAGATGTATAGTTTGGGATTTCAGGGGTATTTTGTATCCCTTTTCAACCGATTCGActgcttcgtcgtcatcggcagtATAGGAGAGATGATACTCACTAGCACCCAAATCATGCCTCCGCTTGGAGTATCTGTCTTGCGATGTGTTCGTCTTCTTCGAGTTTTTAAAGTAACTAAGTAAGTCTACTTTCAAAACGATTTATGGATTGAATAATCATTAATCTACTTTCTTTGCCTGATTATTCTGTTTCAAGGTACTGGCAATCGCTCTCAAATTTAGTTGCATCACTGCTAAATTCCATTCAATCGATTGCATCGCTTCTGTTACTATTGTTTctatttattgttatttttgcCCTTCTCGGAATGCAagtttttggtggaaagtttaattttaatagTGCTGTTGATAAACCTCGCTCCAATTTCGATAGCTTCGTGCAAAGTCTACTCACAGTGTTTCAGGTACAAATCTTTCTTTGTACTAGTTCCATCAATCGATGCGACACGCAttaaaaaatactttttcCCAAACAAATAGATACTTACAGGTGAAGATTGGAATATGGTTATGTATGACGGAATACAAGCATACGGTGGTGTTGCGTCTTTAGGAATTATTGCAAGCATTTACTTCATAATACTGTTCATCTGCGGTAACTGTATCCTTTAAAAACTATTTAACCTTATTTTTGCTCTTAAATTTAACTATTTGTTCAATGCTATGATCAAATCATCCTTAACTCATACCGTCATTGCATCGATCTAGATATTTTATTGAACGTATTCTTGGCTATTGCTGTGGATAATTTGGCCGATGCGGATTCTCTCACTACggtggaaaaagaagaagatgacaATCCGGagggtgaagaagaaaaactatcACATGCCCCAACACCAATAGAACACGGAGACGATGGTTTCATGGAACACGAAAAGGATAATTTGGATTCTGATAATGAGCCTACAAATATGTAAGGATTGTTATCCATGCTCACATTATAATATTTGTCGAGGATCTTTTTCTGTTAATATTGTTCGGCTGATGAACAAAAAATTTCTGGTTccttaaaatattttaatctcGTTATGTTTTCGTTGAACCCCGTTCGTAGGTCTGACGACTATGATGGACATGATTCAGAATCTAAAATTCCTGTTGCTGAGGATGATGAAGGGTATGAAGAGCAAGATACTCaaggttggttgttgttcttcAATTGCTTAGCAACTTAGTAGTtgtaaatttgatttattttctaTTTGCCACTTCATAAGAGTAACCAACATTGTAATTtcgtattatttttttactaTAAATTCATTAATTTATTACATATTTCAGGTGAGACTTTTGATGAGCCCACGACTGTTTCCGCACGCCCAAGACGTCTATCTGAATTAAGCgtgaaaaaatccaaaaaaccTATTCCTCGGGCGAATGCATTACTTATTTTCTCTCCGTCGAACAGGTAAATGCAGACGGGGCACTCGGTAATACTAATGGCGGAAAAGAAATGTGAAATATTACGTTCTAGACGCCTTAGTTTTGCTGGGTGCCCCTTTGATATAATACTaatatggttttttgtttatttgttttgtcatTTTCAATGATAAAATACAGATTCACAAGATGATGGTCTTCGCGTGGCAAGACCACGTAGAATGTCCGAGTTAAATGTCGTGAATACGATTGTGCCTATACCGGATGgttcttcattttttataatgtcaaaaaaaaacaggttgataaacagtttttcttttgtttgataAAGGATCCACCCGTTCCTGCACGTTGATTCCTTataatggaaatgatttctAACTATGCTTATTAGCTAGTTAAATCAAAATACAAGATGCAGATTGCTTTGATGGAATACTAGAATATTGCATTGTTATGTATCTCTACAAAATACGATCCTTAAAAGCTGTAACCCTTAAGCACAAACTAACTTTCAGtataattaatcaaaaagagCTAAACATTTCAATATTGGTTGCTGTAATCTTGTTGGAATCAtaatataatttatttttcttgcAATGGTATTACAAACTGCTTGAAATTACGGCAATAATACAGGCTGAATACTGTAAATGTAAATGTAggtattatttttaaaataagtaTATAACAGATGCACTAATTGGTGACCTATTTCTAATAATAAATGTATTAATAACTATAATTTGATAATTTAACATGTGGCAATGCTTGTCAAAATCGCAGATggtagcaacaaaaaaatcattttataaaatactcCAACTAACAATCCgtctttaaaaaaatgtttattgttAAAATGTGTTAAAAGTTCatattatttccatttctttgccATCGACTATTTTCCACAGATTCCGTATTTTCTGTCACTGGCTCTGCAACCATAGCACGTTTGGTAACATCATTCTTGTGTGCATCATGTTTTCTTCGGCAATGTTGGCAGCAGAAGACCCACTGAATGCCAATAGTGAACGCAATCAGATCCTTAACTACTTCGATTACTTCTTCACGTCAGTGTTTACAATAGAGTTACTTCTGAAACTTATTTCGTATGGGTTTCTCTTTCACGATGGAGCATTCTGTAGAAGCGCGTTTAATCTGCTTGATCTTTTGGTCGTATGTGTTTCTCTAATATCAATGTTTTTTAGGTGAGTGTATTCAATGTAtagtaaattaattaaaaattctaATTGTTAAATTAATATCACTTTATAAACAGCTCTGGTGCCATTTCTGTGATAAAAATTTTACGAGTGCTTCGTGTTCTTCGTCCATTGCGTGCAATTAATCGTGCTAAAGGATTAAAGGTATGTATTGGTTGGCAATCATTATTCTGGCGCAAAGTACGGGCAATATTATCGACGATAAACAAAATGGACGAAGATAATCCCTGCCTGTTTATTAGATACACTAGCTGCGCGATTAAATTCTTGTGTTTTATTGGTCCATGAAAACCaagcattttttaaatatatcgTTCGTTTGTATCTGTTTTACTACTTGGATAGTTATAAACTTTCGCGAACCTTAAATCTTCGTTAAAGATGATCAATTACAGCATCAAACCATGTGTTAATCATTCGAAACAAACCGTGTTAGTTAGAAAAAGGCAGTACAGATCTAGTTGTTCATTATTCAATACACCTTTCACATCTTTCATTCAGCTGGTGTGACGACAATGTTCGTCCAACATGTCTTTTCCTATGACATATAAACGCTGGAAACAATGCAAAATATCTACATAACATACAAATTAATCACAAGGACGTAATTGCGCAACTAGTATCCCTAAAATAGTTCAATCAGAACAACTTCAGGTCCAATGTTGAAAATATACAAGTATTCCAATAAGTTGAAAGGACTTACTACTTATCCATAATAACTATAACCTCTATTTATCTAAAATTTACATACCATACTCGGTGAAAATGTACACAGTTTTTATGTTCTGTTTTCGTTAATTCATTGTGGTAGGATCGATAATAATgagttaattttattttatcgttAAATCTCGTCTTATATTTTGTCTTCTCAGCATGTTGTGCAATGTGTTATAGTAGCAGTAAAGACAATCGGCAATATTGTGCTGGTAACTTGTTTGCTACAATTCATGTTCGCCGTTATTGGAGTGCAGTTGTATAAGGTAGGACGCAAAATTGCGGCCTGACTAGCTTCATTTCgttcattttgaatttgtgtttgaattggagtttcgtttccttttttgtttcctgtGTTTTTCCTTATATTTTCATTACAACTACGCCATACTACGCTTATGGTGTTTCGTAGGGATGCGCTGTATAGTATTTCCACGTTAACGTTGTCGTTGTTACCATTTATCTACAACTGTTTCTCATCCCGTAGAAGCTTTTTTCAGAGCGTTTCAAGCTACTTCACTCTGATCGAATAATGAACTGCTACTGAAAAATTATCGCTCTTTCTAAATGTGTGGAAAGATTCGcttgttcaattattttttaacGGAGACAACCGAATCGTGATAACTTAGAAGATTAGATACAGATAATTTAGGGCAATAGACAAATATTTTTACAACAATATGTGTGTACAATGTGAGTTAATCGATACTGCATTATTATAATCATAAAGGAATAAGAACAAACGCCAGTACAGCTGCAATGCGTAGAACGCTACGTATTCAGACTAAAGTATGTTAAAGTATTGCTAAGCAATGTGCAGGCGGGTTataacatttcttttcttaAAAGCAGGAATTTTCCAAATTGTATTATATCAAGAGAGGTATAATTTCATAATGTATCTTACCAGATGCTTTTGGGATACAAATCTTTCAGATCATTTAGAAAACTTAGATTCTACAACAATTATTGTTTGTGAACAAATTTTGGTAAGTTCCTTCTCCTCGGACATTGATTATTTTGGAATTTTGAATAGCTTGATTATACTGCATcaattttaattgctttcaATTATGGGTATTTCAAATCTACACAGCAATAAAGGTTGGCTTGAAATCTGATGTCCATTAAGTAATCCTGCATCACAAAAATATTTCATACAATACTTGTCTCATTAACGTTAACGTTAACTTTTTTCTATGCGCTTGCGTTCTCAACAGTACGTAGTGAAATGTGTGATAGTTGCCATCAAAACGATTGGTAACATTATGCTAGTGACGTACCTCTTGCAGTTTATGTTTGCTGTGATTGGAGTACAATTGTTTAAGGTAATTGATAACTTAATTACTTCCTGTTGCTGTCTCACTTCACTGGTCTAGTGTTGTTCTTTTACTGTCTATTTTGTCACCAACCCACTGCTACTTTTCATTCACCATAATTAtgggtgttttatttttatttttcattcaataaAACCATAGATTCACAAATTTTGTAGATTTGCTatgcatttatttttcattaaatgtcCAAACAATGTTAAAATACCCGTCTATGTCCAAGTTCCCCAATTGATTTTGTACATAACAGAAAATGCTCCATTATGTGAAGCTACACACGTCTATTAATATAAAACTGTTATGCGAATAAACTATATAATAGGAGAATGTGAATAGAACGCTAGTTGGATTGcttctttaattttattttggaAACATCAAATCTAGGTTTGTAAATCTTCTACATAAGTGATTTGgtaaatttgaatgatttgtctgtttattttttgctaGAATTTTACGATGTTGtagttgtttctttttacaaAATGCTAGAATGTACCTACTAGCCGTATGAGCAAATGTTTGCATGGGAGAAGCATGTATGAATATCACCAAAACATTTCGTACTCTCAAAGTAAATGAAGGTGTTAAACTATGATTTCTTAATTATTATAAAAACAGTGGGTTCTAGTGTTATTTGAAGATTGATcctgaaaaataataaaatatttgttttaattgattcattGGCCATAaccatattttttaaaaagcatATTTCTTCAAATTTTCACAAACTACTAGTAGAATGTATCATGTTGATATATTGCGTTTAAAATAAGTGTTTGGGTCAGCATcaaaatgattgtttttcaaattttttgaatttcaatatAACATTCGTTTAAAACCTAGACACAAACATTGTACACAAACGGAGCATTTATACTATTGTATAAATACAAGTTTGATTCTTTGGCAAAATGTATCATCCAGTCCAGTCATGTACTCAAATTAATGTTATCTTGTCTTACTATGAAGTTAAATAGTGTTTGAATAACAAATTAGGTAATAGCTTAAAGTACAAGTGAATCAAAACATTAATATTTGGATTCAAATAGTTTGCTGGAAAAACGAATTTTAAAAACAgctctcctcatcatcatcatcatcatcatcttctagAATTaccagaaaaaaatcattatgcAACGTAATATTAATTAACAGtaattaaacaaataaaccatgcggtgcgccatctagacaggatctatttaaattttgaaaaactCCGCCATTTTTCGGTCGATTTCGGAAAATGATTCAGATTTATTTAGATTATACAATGCTCTTTATTGACAATTCACCCAGAATATAATATCGAGCAAATGACTTTCAttatacacacaaaaaaacaggcaTTTTATAGGACATTTTCATTCTATTTGTCAACATTTTGTGTGTAATTGCAGCAATTTTCGATCTGATAGTAGCTTTTAGTTCTTCAATAGTCTTTGACTTACTGACAAACACCTTACTGTTCAAATAGCCTCATTGAAAATAGTCCGGCACCGTCAAATCCCGCGATCAAAGATGCCACGCCTAAATACGCACAGTTTTCATAGTTGAAGGATTATTTTTAATGTACTGCAATACAATTTCAGTCCGTGTTTTTGGCGAGAATCGTTTCATGGCATAAAATGACACAGACTTACGTTTCAGAAACTGGCTTACTTGTCTAAATCGACAGAAAAATGACGAAGTTATTCgacatttaaataggtcctgtcTAGATGACGCACCCTGTATATTGCAAATGATTTAGTCAGTTAAGATGTGCACCCATTCACGTGTTTTTTTCTGCGAAACTTGTTGAGATTCGCTGCAATTGCtgcattttttatgtatgTTCTCAAAAATTGTACCCACTATTATCAAACATTAATAGTTAATGGCTTGATCGACTTGGTTTTGGGTTATAGGTATTTCGATTAATCACCCAAGGCTCGTTTTTCCACAAAGTTTGATTTGTGGACTTGGAATAAAGTTTTGTATATGTCCCGAAATCTAAATACAACATATAGATATTATAATTTATAATATGACAGTTTCATTTGACTCAACTTACAGATTGTCTTTGAAATCACGATGAATTTCATCTCTATGCATCTTCTGCAAATATTCTATACATAATACTTCAACAGGGCTATGAAACATTGTATCGTTTGTTAATCCCTAAGATATGACTTGAAATTTGTTTATGCTGCATTCTTAGAATTGGAGATATGGTTAGGACAACATCTATCCTTATTGCACAGAGGTAATCTTATGGACACGAAACGGTAACTGTTGTAACCTAATTTATGTGATCTCAATAAATACAAATGTGAAATATGACGATCGTAACTTCAAGTGAGCGTTTGATGCTATGTAAAAACCAGAAATTGAAATGTACCTTTTAAAAAATAGAGTTTTTCTTATTCGGGAGTTCGTTACTTTCGGGATTAGTTATTCTCGGCTAGATTTGTTATTTTAGGGATTTATCCTAAATGTgagaaaaatttgaaaatgtgTGAATTGCTTTAATTTAAAACC
The sequence above is a segment of the Anopheles darlingi chromosome 2, idAnoDarlMG_H_01, whole genome shotgun sequence genome. Coding sequences within it:
- the LOC125950226 gene encoding muscle calcium channel subunit alpha-1-like isoform X2; amino-acid sequence: MSASQKDKASVQPDSQKQNITFAVEHTSAISPKAGQARNRNSLKDVLSSGNKLIGAFHAPDSAYPLLATSKAHEHKRDQHHQFLDILNKSFSRNKSDQQSEQDCVTVGQRTTNDLGVGSSVSRLPKKGSSRSFFLKRQHSLSDVWQTTLKSTTAMSQAAARMDSTEMTSASGIDGRRFNSDVDGPNGGVGGSEPAGATGGEINIGGTTIPIAPKKPTRRAGVKPQPDRPMRALFCLTRTNPLRKLCIAIVEWKPFEYLILLTIFANCVALAVYTPFPNSDSNSTNAALEKIEYIFLVIFTAECIMKLIAYGFILHPGSYLRNGWNILDFTIVVIGMISTALSNLMKEGFDVKALRAFRVLRPLRLVSGVPSLQVVLNSILRAMVPLLHIALLVLFVIIIYAIIGLELFSGKLHKSCFHNETGEIMDDPHPCGEDGFHCDTISPEMVCRYYWEGPNFGITNFDNFGLSMLTVFQCVTLEGWTDMLYYIEDAMGSSWQWVYFISMVILGAFFVMNLILGVLSGEFSKERTKAKNRGDFQKLREKQQIEEDLRGYLDWITQAEDIDPDNEASGNQEGKVKNTIELDSSDNLGEDGEVQQVSWFSRKRKSIDRVNRRLRRACRKAVKSQAFYWLIIILVFLNTGVLATEHYRQPPWLDDFQEYTNMFFVALFTMEMLLKMYSLGFQGYFVSLFNRFDCFVVIGSIGEMILTSTQIMPPLGVSVLRCVRLLRVFKVTKYWQSLSNLVASLLNSIQSIASLLLLLFLFIVIFALLGMQVFGGKFNFNSAVDKPRSNFDSFVQSLLTVFQILTGEDWNMVMYDGIQAYGGVASLGIIASIYFIILFICGNYILLNVFLAIAVDNLADADSLTTVEKEEDDNPEGEEEKLSHAPTPIEHGDDGFMEHEKDNLDSDNEPTNMSDDYDGHDSESKIPVAEDDEGYEEQDTQDSQDDGLRVARPRRMSELNVVNTIVPIPDGSSFFIMSKKNRFRIFCHWLCNHSTFGNIILVCIMFSSAMLAAEDPLNANSERNQILNYFDYFFTSVFTIELLLKLISYGFLFHDGAFCRSAFNLLDLLVVCVSLISMFFSSGAISVIKILRVLRVLRPLRAINRAKGLKHVVQCVIVAVKTIGNIVLVTCLLQFMFAVIGVQLYKYVVKCVIVAIKTIGNIMLVTYLLQFMFAVIGVQLFKGKFFSCSDGSKMQESECHGTYLVYEDGNVDKPVSKERYWSRNRFHFDDVSKAMLTLFTVSTFEGWPGLLYVSIDSHEEDSGPIHNFRPIVAAYYIIYIIIIAFFMVNIFVGFVIVTFQNEGEQEYKNCDLDKNQRNCIEFALKAKPIRRYIPKHRIQYKVWWFVTSQPFEYMIFILIMINTITLSMKFYRQPEIYTEVLDLLNLIFTAVFALEFVFKLAAFRFKNYFGDAWNVFDFIIVLGSFIDIVYSEVNVSKGMKGGSSIISINFFRLFRVMRLVKLLARGEGIRTLLWTFIKSFQALPYVALLIVMLFFIYAVIGMQVFGKIAMDDDTSIHRNNNFQTFPQAVLVLFRSATGEAWQEIMLDCSARPGEVNCDPKSDDAGSPDGCGSSIAFPYFISFYVLCSFLIINLFVAVIMDNFDYLTRDWSILGPHHLDEFVRLWSEYDPDAKGRIKHLDVVTLLRKISPPLGFGKLCPHRVACKRLVSMNMPLNSDGTVLFNATLFAVVRTSLKIKTEGNIDDANAELRTTIKQIWKRTNPKLLDQVVPPPGVDDEVTVGKFYATFLIQDYFRRFKKRKENDNKLSSDQNKRRTMTLQAGLRTLHEAGPELKRAISGNLEDTGDDNPEPSHRRNHTLFGNVWSSIRRPGPFGTKQKWSGNHKMSATSAAASAAMHTVLSGTNENQKHEPSKPKVNAVHSGGVGYSHIAESILHAVHDDPLANSYGNGMNATNGAASSDIPLRPLVLYDTTINRGPTNTISVDIGPQNVSARGDASAHIENMDKVRLIHSTPSSPHEVHRPASNVIGSAESLVGRVLAQQGLGKYCDLDLVHCAQMEMQEALDMTQEEMDLAAHELMLEERFNRKNGSNARSNPRRGVNTSVNKNVSPQL